The Roseicyclus marinus genome has a segment encoding these proteins:
- a CDS encoding GntR family transcriptional regulator, whose protein sequence is MDLKQDIRESLARRRQRPLVLEVRDALEEMILIGEIAAGERLNEAALAEQLGVSRGPVREAARSLEREGLVEAVANEGVYVRRLSPRDGLELYDLRAMIAGYLCAAVAEAGDPEIALELQDFHAAMGRAMEAGAEAEYFDLNLAFHDRIAEAAGLPRARALYVSLGKEVRLMRLKVLTGPEALRQSYREHARIVEAIAVGDGEGARTAGAAHHASGKKRLLDRLRQEGGACHAPAGHAVPAPGEGRAVEPKTDLGRIT, encoded by the coding sequence ATGGATCTGAAGCAGGACATCCGGGAATCCCTTGCGCGGCGGCGGCAGCGACCGCTTGTGCTGGAGGTGCGCGACGCGCTGGAAGAAATGATCCTGATCGGCGAGATCGCGGCGGGCGAGCGGCTGAACGAGGCGGCGCTGGCCGAGCAATTGGGCGTGAGCCGTGGACCCGTGCGGGAGGCCGCCCGGTCGCTGGAGCGCGAGGGGCTGGTCGAGGCGGTCGCCAATGAAGGCGTCTACGTGCGCCGCCTGTCGCCGCGTGACGGTCTGGAGCTCTACGATCTGCGGGCGATGATCGCGGGGTATCTGTGCGCCGCCGTCGCCGAAGCGGGCGACCCGGAGATCGCGCTCGAATTGCAGGATTTCCATGCCGCCATGGGCCGCGCGATGGAGGCGGGGGCGGAGGCGGAGTATTTCGACCTCAACCTCGCCTTTCACGACCGGATCGCGGAGGCGGCGGGATTGCCGCGTGCCCGCGCGCTCTATGTCTCGCTCGGCAAGGAAGTGCGGTTGATGCGGCTCAAGGTGCTGACCGGCCCCGAGGCGCTGCGTCAATCCTACAGGGAACATGCCCGGATCGTGGAGGCGATCGCGGTGGGCGATGGGGAGGGTGCGCGCACGGCAGGTGCCGCGCATCACGCGAGCGGCAAGAAACGGCTGCTCGACAGGCTCCGGCAGGAGGGGGGCGCGTGCCACGCTCCGGCCGGTCATGCGGTTCCGGCCCCGGGAGAGGGGCGGGCCGTGGAACCGAAAACCGATCTAGGGAGGATCACATGA
- a CDS encoding SDR family NAD(P)-dependent oxidoreductase → MTDKVLTGKTAFVSGSGQNIGRAIALRLAELGCTVVVNGSSNAEACEETAARIRATGAEALVAMGDMARPEDVARITAAALDRFGAIDILVNNAARRPHKPFLEMTEEDWHGVVDVALTGAYRTARAFLPGMVDRKWGRIINFAGMKAMRGYFEGAPISAAKHGVWGLTKALSTEFAPHGITANVISPGQIRDETATADDPKRTATIPAGFMGRPDDIASVAAFLATPEARFVTGQMIAVNGGEQT, encoded by the coding sequence ATGACCGACAAGGTTCTGACAGGCAAGACCGCCTTTGTTTCGGGCTCGGGGCAGAATATCGGGCGCGCCATCGCGCTGCGCCTGGCCGAGCTTGGCTGCACCGTCGTGGTCAATGGATCGAGCAATGCCGAGGCCTGCGAGGAAACCGCCGCCCGCATCCGCGCCACGGGGGCAGAGGCACTCGTCGCCATGGGCGACATGGCCCGGCCCGAGGATGTGGCCCGCATCACCGCCGCAGCCCTCGACCGGTTCGGCGCGATCGACATCCTTGTCAACAACGCCGCCCGTCGCCCCCACAAACCTTTCCTCGAGATGACCGAGGAAGACTGGCACGGCGTGGTCGACGTGGCGCTGACCGGGGCCTATCGCACCGCGCGGGCCTTCCTGCCCGGTATGGTCGACCGCAAATGGGGCCGCATCATCAATTTCGCAGGCATGAAAGCGATGCGCGGCTATTTCGAGGGCGCGCCGATCTCGGCGGCCAAGCATGGCGTCTGGGGCCTGACCAAGGCGCTCTCGACCGAATTTGCCCCCCATGGCATCACCGCCAACGTGATCTCTCCCGGCCAGATCCGGGATGAGACCGCCACCGCCGACGACCCCAAGCGCACAGCCACGATCCCCGCAGGCTTCATGGGCAGGCCTGACGACATCGCCTCCGTCGCGGCCTTCCTCGCCACGCCCGAGGCGCGCTTCGTCACCGGGCAGATGATCGCCGTGAACGGCGGGGAACAGACCTGA
- a CDS encoding AbrB family transcriptional regulator has product MRLSLGPKAPRLVLTIAIGCVGTGLFHALALPLPFLLGPLFACLVAALIGVPVRDAGVAGKVMRTILGVAIGASITPDLVARLPQMAVTLAMVPLYVVTIAAIGVPFFRKLYGYDLPTAWYAAMPGGLADMTLFGQEAGANVRSLTLVHATRVIVIVMATPFLLVHLFDAALDNPIGAPASTLPPHELVIMVFAALLGWKAAERIGLFGAPIIGPMVLTAALSLADIIHVRPPAEAILAAQFFIGLGLGAGYVGITMAEVRRDVVAGLLFVVIVAAMAALFTEAIILLGLAPPLDGFLAFVPAGQAEMAILAIVVGADLGYVVLHHVARVFLIILGAPVAARLLGIRKARRR; this is encoded by the coding sequence ATGCGCCTGTCGCTTGGCCCCAAGGCCCCGCGCCTTGTCCTGACCATCGCCATCGGCTGTGTCGGCACCGGCCTCTTCCACGCGCTTGCCCTGCCCCTGCCCTTCCTGCTCGGGCCGCTCTTTGCCTGCCTTGTCGCGGCGCTGATCGGTGTGCCGGTCCGCGATGCGGGTGTCGCGGGCAAGGTCATGCGGACGATCCTCGGCGTTGCCATCGGGGCCTCGATCACCCCCGATCTCGTCGCGCGCCTGCCGCAAATGGCCGTGACGCTCGCCATGGTGCCGCTTTACGTCGTGACCATAGCTGCCATCGGCGTGCCCTTTTTCCGCAAGCTCTACGGCTATGACCTGCCCACCGCCTGGTATGCCGCCATGCCCGGCGGCCTCGCCGACATGACCCTCTTCGGGCAGGAGGCAGGCGCCAATGTCCGCAGCCTGACGCTGGTCCATGCCACCCGCGTGATCGTCATCGTCATGGCCACGCCCTTCCTGCTCGTCCATCTCTTCGATGCCGCGCTCGACAATCCGATCGGCGCGCCGGCCAGCACGCTGCCCCCGCATGAGCTGGTCATCATGGTCTTTGCCGCGCTTCTGGGCTGGAAGGCGGCCGAGCGGATCGGGCTTTTCGGCGCGCCGATCATCGGCCCCATGGTCCTGACCGCCGCCCTGTCGCTGGCCGACATCATCCATGTCCGCCCCCCGGCCGAAGCCATTCTGGCCGCGCAATTCTTCATCGGCCTGGGCCTTGGCGCGGGCTATGTCGGCATCACCATGGCCGAGGTGCGGCGCGACGTCGTGGCGGGGCTTCTCTTCGTCGTGATCGTGGCCGCCATGGCCGCGCTTTTCACCGAGGCGATCATCCTTCTGGGCCTTGCCCCGCCGCTTGACGGCTTTCTCGCCTTCGTGCCCGCGGGACAGGCGGAAATGGCGATCCTCGCCATCGTGGTCGGCGCGGATCTGGGCTATGTCGTGTTGCACCATGTCGCCCGCGTCTTCCTGATCATCCTGGGCGCGCCCGTCGCGGCCCGGCTCCTCGGCATCCGCAAGGCGCGCAGGCGCTGA
- a CDS encoding M20/M25/M40 family metallo-hydrolase, producing MLDATARDTAITLARTLAEDDAFRSALSDLIAFPTDSKSPDAPLHAYLAHVAQGFTAMGFTTQGLSVEGRPFLLASRIEAPDRPTILGYAHGDTVPAMTGQWAADRDPWTLTEDAETGRWYGRGIADNKGQMLVNMTALQAVLAARGSLGFNTHVIIEMGEEIGSPGLGRVCERLKDQLKADLLIASDGPRLAADQPTIFLGARGGATFRLRLNRREGGRHSGNFGGALRNPALELAHALATIATRNGALQVPGWVPAGVPDAARAALAGLTPAGGEVDADWGAEGLTPAERIHAWNSAEILAFTAGNIAQPVNAIPDQAEAVVQLRYVPGIDDTRLEQALRAHLDAQGHPDVTITREGSQFRASATPVDHPAARFAAASLARTHGAAPVVLPSLGGSLPNDIFTEILALPTVWVPHSYPGCSQHAPNEHLPRALFPEAVGLMAGLYWDLGEVSRVELLGT from the coding sequence ATGCTCGACGCCACCGCCCGCGACACCGCCATCACCCTCGCCCGCACCCTTGCCGAGGATGACGCCTTTCGCAGCGCCCTGTCCGACCTGATCGCCTTTCCCACCGATTCAAAATCGCCCGATGCGCCGCTGCACGCCTATCTTGCCCATGTCGCGCAGGGCTTCACCGCCATGGGCTTCACCACGCAGGGGCTGTCCGTCGAGGGCCGCCCCTTCCTGCTGGCCAGCCGCATCGAAGCGCCCGACCGCCCCACGATCCTCGGCTATGCCCATGGCGACACCGTGCCCGCCATGACAGGCCAATGGGCCGCCGACCGCGATCCCTGGACCCTGACCGAGGATGCGGAAACCGGCCGCTGGTACGGACGCGGCATCGCCGACAACAAGGGACAAATGCTGGTCAACATGACCGCGCTGCAGGCGGTCCTGGCCGCGCGGGGGTCCTTGGGCTTCAACACCCATGTGATCATCGAGATGGGCGAGGAAATCGGCTCCCCCGGCCTTGGACGGGTCTGCGAACGGCTCAAGGACCAGCTCAAGGCCGATCTGCTGATCGCCTCCGACGGCCCGCGCCTTGCCGCCGATCAGCCGACCATCTTCCTCGGCGCGCGCGGCGGCGCGACCTTCCGCCTGCGCCTCAACCGGCGCGAGGGCGGGCGGCATTCGGGCAATTTCGGCGGCGCGCTGCGCAATCCCGCGCTCGAACTTGCCCATGCGCTTGCCACCATCGCCACGCGGAACGGCGCGCTCCAGGTGCCGGGCTGGGTGCCCGCAGGCGTGCCCGATGCGGCGCGCGCGGCCCTTGCCGGTCTTACCCCCGCCGGGGGCGAGGTCGATGCCGATTGGGGGGCCGAGGGTCTCACCCCCGCCGAACGCATCCACGCCTGGAATTCGGCCGAAATCCTCGCCTTCACCGCCGGAAACATCGCCCAGCCCGTCAATGCAATCCCCGATCAGGCCGAGGCGGTGGTGCAATTGCGCTATGTCCCCGGCATCGACGACACGCGGCTGGAACAGGCGCTGCGCGCCCATCTCGACGCGCAGGGCCATCCCGATGTCACCATCACCCGCGAAGGGTCGCAATTCCGCGCCTCCGCCACGCCGGTCGACCACCCGGCTGCCCGTTTCGCCGCCGCCTCGCTCGCGCGCACCCATGGGGCGGCCCCCGTGGTCCTGCCCTCGCTGGGCGGCTCGCTGCCCAATGACATCTTCACCGAAATCCTTGCCCTGCCCACCGTCTGGGTGCCCCATTCCTATCCCGGCTGCTCGCAACATGCCCCGAACGAGCATCTGCCCCGCGCGCTCTTTCCCGAAGCGGTCGGGCTGATGGCGGGCCTTTACTGGGACCTCGGCGAAGTCTCGCGCGTCGAATTGCTCGGGACCTGA
- a CDS encoding holin family protein, which yields MGLIGRAMGMGQAAGAIGEAAQGLSEVFVANATRAMELDAEIHRATMETAGAEFQYAGSGLFDRAINGLNRLPRPMLALGTLGLFVYAMVDPAGFARRMVGLEAVPEPLWWLLGAIVSFYFGARELHYTRAAPRVGGLLRRGGLRQAPADDPVAVNPALSAWRNGAADQVPSNSTRETSPRSQ from the coding sequence ATGGGATTGATCGGGCGGGCCATGGGCATGGGGCAGGCGGCAGGGGCGATCGGCGAGGCGGCGCAGGGATTGTCGGAGGTTTTCGTCGCCAATGCGACGCGGGCGATGGAGCTTGATGCCGAGATCCATCGCGCGACGATGGAGACGGCGGGGGCGGAATTCCAATATGCCGGGTCCGGCCTGTTCGACCGGGCGATCAACGGGTTGAACCGTCTGCCGCGCCCGATGCTGGCCTTGGGCACCTTGGGATTGTTCGTCTATGCGATGGTCGATCCGGCGGGATTTGCCCGGCGGATGGTGGGGCTCGAGGCGGTGCCGGAGCCGCTGTGGTGGCTGCTCGGGGCCATCGTCAGTTTCTATTTCGGCGCGCGGGAATTGCATTACACGCGGGCAGCCCCCCGTGTGGGCGGGCTGCTCCGGCGGGGCGGTCTGCGGCAGGCCCCGGCCGATGATCCCGTGGCGGTGAACCCCGCGCTGTCTGCCTGGCGGAACGGGGCGGCGGATCAGGTCCCGAGCAATTCGACGCGCGAGACTTCGCCGAGGTCCCAGTAA
- a CDS encoding holin-associated N-acetylmuramidase gives MLSVRSIAEEIVAREGGYVDDPDDPGGPTKFGVTIHTARRLGLDLDADGDVDAADVRQLTRQQAVEIFVRDYFERPRIAMLPEALQPSVFDMQVNAGAQAVRILQRLLRDMGLEIAVDGVIGPETARAAQVALEMAPDHLVDAYGIARRNFYYALADRRPASRKYARRRDGGKGGWITRAESFIAPRYRLSEAEHRARVAAWD, from the coding sequence ATGCTGTCGGTTCGATCCATCGCGGAAGAGATCGTGGCGCGCGAGGGCGGCTATGTGGATGATCCCGACGATCCCGGGGGACCCACGAAATTCGGCGTGACGATTCATACCGCGCGGCGGTTGGGCCTCGATCTGGACGCAGATGGCGATGTTGATGCCGCCGATGTGCGGCAGCTGACGCGCCAGCAGGCGGTCGAGATTTTCGTGCGGGACTATTTCGAGCGGCCCCGGATCGCGATGCTGCCCGAAGCCTTGCAGCCCTCTGTCTTTGACATGCAGGTCAATGCCGGCGCGCAGGCGGTCCGCATCTTGCAGCGGCTGTTGCGCGACATGGGGCTGGAGATCGCGGTCGATGGCGTGATCGGGCCCGAGACGGCGCGCGCGGCGCAAGTGGCGCTGGAGATGGCGCCCGATCACCTGGTCGATGCCTATGGGATCGCGCGGCGGAATTTCTATTACGCGCTCGCCGACCGGCGGCCTGCGAGCCGGAAATACGCAAGGCGGCGCGATGGCGGCAAGGGCGGCTGGATCACGCGGGCCGAAAGCTTCATCGCGCCGCGCTATCGCCTGAGCGAGGCGGAGCATCGGGCAAGGGTGGCGGCATGGGATTGA
- a CDS encoding indolepyruvate ferredoxin oxidoreductase family protein: protein MGVQQVSLEDRFDLTKSPVLLNGTQALVRLMLMQKARDWAAGLNTAGLVTGYRGSPLGAVDMQMARAKKHLDAADIVFQPGLNEDLAATALWGSQQAELRGEGRFEGVFGLWYGKGPGVDRSGDVMRHVNMAGTSRHGGVLMAMGDDHTGESSTVCHQSDWALVDAHMPVISPAGVQEILDYGLYGYALSRFAGVWVGLKTMKDTVEATAVVDGRADRMQFVLPEFAMPEGGLNIRLGDHWIVQEERLVEHKRYAAEAFAHANGIDRRVHGKAGAKIGFVAAGKNWLDLMSAMATLGIDGAEAERLGVTTYKVGQVWPLDMTGFAAWAEGLDLIVVVEEKRKLIEVQVKEAIFDDRRGRRVYGHRKGGETLFPAHFALDPADIALKLGRILIEEGRETDRIRAGVARVEEAARAGNAPDLAVRTPWFCSGCPHNTSTKVPEGARAGAGIGCHFMVKWMDRNTEAFTHMGGEGANWIGEAPFSTRKHVFQNIGEGTYNHSGILAIRAAVAAKANITYKILFNDAVAMTGGQHNEGDLDPARIAREVQAMGVNHIALIYDPKEEIDWSTYPAGLEQHPRDDLMAVQERFQEIEGVSAIIYVQTCAAEKRRRRKRGKFPDPDRRVFINTDVCEGCGDCGVQSNCVSIVPVETELGRKRAIDQSSCNKDFSCLKGFCPSFVTLEGAKIRKQATAEVDLSGLPAPVLPRIEGTHNVLVTGVGGTGVVTIGAVMAQAAQIDGKGVGMIEMAGLAQKGGAVWIHLRLAERPEEISAIRVGLGEAHAVIGGDLVVTGGAKTLGLMRTGQTGAAVNSHEIITGEFTRDTEFRIPGKDLQVAIQARVQDRLALFDATELSRILLGDSIYSNMMVFGAAWQMGVIPLSHAAISQAIVLNGAAVERNAQAFEMGRWAALNPEAADRMLRAEVVEKPRSLEEKIAFRESHLVAYQGKRLARRYRRMVDGIADPKLKEAVAKGYHKALAYKDEFEVARLHLATEAKARESFEGDFKMKFHLAPPLLPGRDGAGRPKKREFGGWMMRVYPLLARMKVLRGTVLNPFGHTAERRMERALIAQYEADMAKWLPKAGAVDPDALVALAELPLSVRGFGPVKEANAAKAALRRDEILARLRAGPGLAAAAE from the coding sequence ATGGGGGTGCAGCAGGTATCGCTGGAGGACCGTTTCGACCTGACGAAATCGCCGGTTTTGCTCAACGGCACGCAGGCGCTGGTGCGGCTGATGCTGATGCAAAAGGCGCGCGATTGGGCGGCGGGGTTGAACACGGCCGGTCTGGTCACGGGCTATCGCGGATCGCCGCTGGGGGCGGTCGACATGCAGATGGCGCGGGCGAAAAAGCATCTCGATGCGGCCGATATCGTGTTCCAGCCGGGGTTGAACGAGGATCTGGCGGCAACGGCGCTCTGGGGCAGCCAGCAGGCGGAATTGCGCGGCGAGGGGCGGTTCGAGGGCGTATTCGGCCTGTGGTATGGCAAGGGGCCGGGTGTGGACCGCTCGGGCGACGTGATGCGCCATGTGAACATGGCGGGCACATCGCGCCATGGCGGCGTGCTGATGGCGATGGGCGATGACCACACGGGCGAAAGCTCGACCGTCTGTCACCAATCGGATTGGGCGCTGGTTGATGCCCATATGCCGGTGATCAGCCCGGCGGGTGTGCAGGAAATCCTTGATTACGGGCTTTATGGCTATGCGCTGAGCCGCTTTGCCGGGGTCTGGGTGGGTCTGAAGACGATGAAGGACACGGTCGAGGCGACGGCGGTTGTCGATGGCCGGGCCGACCGGATGCAATTCGTCTTGCCCGAATTCGCGATGCCCGAGGGCGGGCTGAACATCCGGCTTGGCGATCACTGGATCGTGCAGGAGGAACGGCTGGTCGAGCACAAGCGCTATGCCGCCGAAGCCTTTGCCCATGCCAACGGGATCGACCGCCGCGTCCATGGCAAGGCGGGGGCAAAGATCGGCTTTGTTGCCGCCGGCAAGAACTGGCTCGACCTGATGTCGGCCATGGCGACCCTGGGGATCGACGGGGCCGAGGCCGAACGGCTGGGGGTGACGACCTACAAGGTGGGCCAGGTCTGGCCGCTGGACATGACGGGCTTTGCCGCCTGGGCCGAGGGGCTCGACCTGATCGTGGTGGTCGAGGAAAAGCGCAAGCTGATCGAGGTGCAGGTCAAGGAAGCGATCTTCGATGACCGGCGGGGGCGGCGCGTCTATGGCCATCGCAAGGGGGGCGAGACGCTGTTCCCCGCGCATTTCGCGTTGGACCCGGCCGATATCGCGCTGAAGCTGGGTCGTATCCTGATCGAGGAGGGGCGCGAGACCGACCGTATCCGGGCGGGCGTGGCAAGGGTGGAGGAGGCCGCGCGCGCGGGCAATGCGCCCGATCTGGCCGTGCGCACGCCGTGGTTCTGTTCGGGCTGTCCGCACAACACCAGCACCAAGGTGCCCGAGGGCGCGCGGGCAGGCGCAGGCATCGGCTGCCATTTCATGGTGAAATGGATGGACCGCAACACCGAGGCCTTTACCCATATGGGCGGCGAGGGCGCGAACTGGATCGGGGAAGCGCCGTTTTCGACGCGCAAGCACGTGTTCCAGAATATCGGCGAGGGGACCTATAACCATTCGGGGATATTGGCGATCCGGGCCGCCGTCGCAGCCAAGGCCAACATCACCTACAAGATCCTGTTCAACGATGCCGTGGCCATGACGGGCGGGCAGCACAACGAGGGGGATCTGGACCCGGCGCGGATCGCGCGCGAGGTTCAGGCGATGGGGGTCAACCATATCGCGCTGATCTACGACCCCAAGGAAGAGATCGATTGGTCCACCTATCCCGCCGGGCTCGAACAGCATCCGCGCGACGATCTGATGGCGGTGCAGGAGCGCTTTCAGGAGATCGAGGGGGTTTCGGCGATCATCTATGTCCAGACCTGCGCCGCCGAAAAGCGGCGTCGCCGCAAGCGCGGCAAGTTCCCCGACCCGGACCGGCGCGTCTTCATCAACACCGATGTCTGCGAGGGCTGCGGGGATTGCGGGGTGCAGTCCAATTGCGTGTCCATCGTGCCGGTGGAGACGGAGCTGGGCCGCAAGCGGGCCATCGACCAATCCTCGTGCAACAAGGATTTCAGCTGTCTCAAGGGGTTCTGCCCCAGTTTCGTGACGCTGGAGGGGGCGAAGATCCGCAAGCAGGCGACGGCCGAGGTCGATCTGTCGGGCCTGCCCGCGCCGGTCCTGCCAAGGATCGAGGGCACGCATAACGTACTGGTGACGGGTGTGGGCGGCACGGGTGTGGTGACGATTGGCGCGGTGATGGCGCAGGCGGCCCAGATCGACGGCAAGGGCGTGGGCATGATCGAGATGGCGGGGCTTGCCCAGAAGGGTGGCGCGGTCTGGATCCATCTGCGTCTGGCGGAGCGGCCTGAGGAAATCTCGGCGATCCGGGTCGGATTGGGGGAGGCCCATGCCGTCATCGGGGGCGATCTGGTGGTCACCGGCGGGGCCAAGACGCTGGGGCTGATGCGGACGGGCCAGACGGGGGCCGCGGTCAACAGCCACGAGATCATCACCGGCGAGTTCACCCGCGACACCGAATTCCGCATTCCGGGCAAGGATTTGCAGGTCGCCATCCAGGCGCGGGTGCAGGACAGGCTGGCGCTGTTCGACGCGACCGAATTGTCCCGCATCCTGTTGGGGGATTCGATCTATTCCAACATGATGGTCTTTGGCGCGGCCTGGCAGATGGGGGTGATCCCCTTGAGCCATGCGGCGATTTCGCAGGCCATCGTGCTGAATGGTGCGGCGGTCGAGCGCAACGCGCAGGCTTTCGAGATGGGCCGTTGGGCGGCGCTGAACCCGGAGGCGGCAGACCGCATGCTGCGGGCGGAGGTCGTGGAAAAGCCCAGGTCGCTCGAGGAAAAGATCGCCTTCCGCGAGAGCCATCTTGTCGCCTACCAGGGCAAGCGGCTGGCGCGGCGCTACCGGCGGATGGTCGATGGCATCGCCGATCCAAAGCTGAAGGAGGCGGTGGCCAAGGGCTATCACAAGGCGCTGGCCTACAAGGATGAATTCGAGGTGGCGCGCCTGCATCTGGCGACCGAGGCCAAGGCGCGCGAGAGTTTCGAGGGGGATTTCAAGATGAAATTCCACCTCGCCCCGCCGCTGTTGCCGGGCAGGGATGGCGCGGGGCGGCCGAAGAAGCGGGAGTTCGGCGGCTGGATGATGCGGGTCTACCCGCTGCTCGCGCGGATGAAGGTGTTGCGCGGGACGGTGTTGAACCCGTTCGGCCATACGGCGGAACGGCGGATGGAACGAGCGCTGATCGCGCAATATGAGGCCGACATGGCAAAATGGCTGCCCAAGGCGGGCGCGGTCGATCCCGATGCGCTGGTGGCGCTGGCGGAACTGCCGCTATCGGTGCGGGGCTTTGGCCCGGTGAAGGAGGCCAATGCCGCCAAGGCGGCGCTGCGGCGCGACGAGATCCTGGCGCGGTTGCGGGCGGGGCCGGGATTGGCGGCGGCGGCGGAATAG
- a CDS encoding LysR family transcriptional regulator, whose amino-acid sequence MDWDKLRIFHAVADAGSLTHAGDTLHLSQSAVSRQIRALEEGLNTTLFHRHARGLILTEQGELLFDATRHMSKRLEAAAARIRDSEEEVFGELRVTTTIGFGSLWLAPRLPALYEKYPDLKIDLMLEERLLDLPMREADVAIRMKEPSQADLIRRRLMTINMRLYATPRYLETHGTPQTLEDFATHRLISQNATSAQVSAGAILVRELMAHTIGSRLTVNNYFGVLQAVIHDLGIGVLPDYLTQDFPDLVRVLPDVQSAEVPVFLAYPEELRQSKRVEVFRDFVAEEVIAYRRRQKESDAIPLT is encoded by the coding sequence ATGGATTGGGACAAGCTGCGGATCTTTCACGCGGTGGCCGATGCGGGCAGCCTGACCCATGCGGGCGATACGCTGCACCTGTCGCAATCCGCTGTCAGCCGCCAGATTCGCGCGCTCGAAGAAGGGTTGAACACCACCCTCTTCCATCGCCATGCGCGCGGGCTGATCCTGACCGAACAGGGCGAATTGCTGTTCGACGCCACCCGCCACATGTCCAAGCGGCTCGAAGCCGCCGCCGCCCGCATCCGCGACAGCGAGGAAGAAGTCTTCGGCGAATTGCGCGTGACCACGACCATCGGCTTCGGCTCGCTCTGGCTCGCGCCGCGCCTGCCCGCGCTCTATGAAAAATACCCCGATCTCAAGATCGACCTGATGCTCGAGGAACGCCTCCTCGACCTGCCCATGCGCGAGGCCGATGTCGCCATCCGCATGAAGGAACCCAGCCAGGCCGACCTGATCCGCCGCCGCTTGATGACGATCAACATGCGGCTCTACGCGACACCGCGCTATCTCGAAACGCACGGCACCCCCCAAACGCTGGAGGATTTCGCCACCCACCGCCTGATCAGCCAGAACGCCACCTCCGCCCAGGTCAGCGCGGGCGCGATCCTCGTGCGCGAACTCATGGCCCATACGATCGGCTCGCGGCTCACCGTGAACAATTACTTCGGCGTGCTTCAGGCCGTGATCCACGATCTGGGCATCGGCGTCCTGCCCGATTACCTGACGCAGGATTTTCCCGATCTCGTGCGCGTCCTGCCCGATGTGCAATCCGCCGAAGTGCCCGTTTTCCTCGCCTATCCCGAGGAATTGCGCCAATCCAAGCGGGTGGAGGTCTTCCGCGATTTCGTCGCCGAGGAAGTCATCGCCTACCGCCGCCGCCAAAAGGAAAGCGATGCCATCCCGCTGACCTGA
- a CDS encoding GNAT family N-acetyltransferase, with protein sequence MTVSNVETNPADFADIAAIHSLLSTEFAYMAARIDPPSSMTRLTPEDLLGKMAQEDLFLIRDDDAPIACLFGAAHPDHYYIGKLAVAAAQRRRGHATALVEAAARQARTLALPALVLQSRVELVENHAAFTAMGFDLIARTAHPGYDRPTSLTFRRAL encoded by the coding sequence ATGACTGTTTCCAATGTCGAAACGAATCCAGCCGATTTCGCCGATATCGCGGCGATTCACAGCTTATTATCCACGGAATTCGCCTATATGGCGGCCCGGATCGATCCGCCTTCCTCCATGACGCGGCTCACGCCCGAGGATTTGCTGGGCAAGATGGCGCAAGAGGATCTGTTCCTCATCCGCGACGACGACGCCCCCATCGCCTGCCTCTTCGGCGCGGCCCATCCCGACCACTACTATATCGGCAAGCTCGCCGTCGCTGCAGCGCAGCGTCGCCGCGGCCATGCCACAGCCCTGGTCGAGGCCGCGGCCCGCCAGGCACGCACCCTCGCCCTGCCCGCTCTCGTCTTGCAAAGCCGGGTGGAACTGGTGGAAAACCACGCCGCTTTCACCGCCATGGGCTTTGACTTGATCGCCCGCACCGCCCATCCCGGCTACGACCGCCCGACCTCCCTCACCTTCCGCCGCGCGCTCTGA